A single Anopheles arabiensis isolate DONGOLA chromosome 2, AaraD3, whole genome shotgun sequence DNA region contains:
- the LOC120897686 gene encoding cold shock-induced protein TIR2-like — FSLIEALKQTTTRGEMYRCKLTPTVVVVLLCLTFVADALTIQELRAQIAQQRIQQRYGVTVATTSAATTSAATTSAATTSAATTSEATTTAAASTTQASDSSNTTTTAEATTTTEAQTTSSSDNSTTTEAAATTTAASETTADSSSTGTTSVEAGLRAQYRDQVRQQAIERALARAAAFG; from the exons TTCAGTCTTATTGAAGCATTGAAGCAGACAACAACAAGAGGTGAAATGTACCGTTGCAAACTGACACCTACAGTGGTCGTGGTTCTATTGTGCCTG ACATTTGTTGCAGATGCACTAACCATTCAGGAGCTGCGGGCCCAAATAGCCCAACAGCGCATTCAGCAACGGTACGGCGTAACAGTGGCGACCACTAGCGCAGCAACTACTAGCGCAGCAACTACTAGCGCAGCAACCACTAGCGCAGCAACTACTAGTGaggctactactactgctgctgcatctaCGACACAAGCATCCGACAGCTCCAACACAACGACGACTGCCGAAGCAACGACTACCACCGAGGCCCAAACGACTTCCAGCTCGGACAACTCGACGACGACGGAAGCAGCGGCTACCACTACCGCGGCATCCGAAACCACTGCCGACTCTTCAAGCACCGGCACGACGAGTGTTGAGGCCGGACTACGCGCCCAATACCGTGATCAAGTACGGCAGCAAGCGATCGAACGTGCCTTAGCCAGGGCTGCCGCGTTTGGTTAA